In Candidatus Sodalis pierantonius str. SOPE, one DNA window encodes the following:
- a CDS encoding helix-turn-helix transcriptional regulator: MKSFDVKQVEKFRDVFPELTTIEQLETAMLFSLGLSKKEIAAARDVAYVTVEKMLDAIKSKFNLYSLNNLFSVFQVRLVFFALTGGTVKNKKQG, translated from the coding sequence ATGAAGTCCTTCGACGTAAAGCAAGTAGAGAAATTCCGTGATGTTTTCCCTGAGCTGACCACGATAGAGCAGCTTGAAACAGCAATGCTCTTTTCTCTTGGCCTATCCAAAAAAGAGATTGCAGCAGCGCGTGATGTTGCTTACGTAACAGTTGAAAAGATGCTTGATGCAATAAAAAGCAAATTTAACCTTTACTCTTTAAATAATCTGTTTTCTGTCTTTCAGGTCCGGCTGGTGTTTTTTGCCTTAACTGGCGGCACCGTAAAAAATAAGAAACAAGGATAA